A region from the Colwellia sp. PAMC 21821 genome encodes:
- a CDS encoding CinA family nicotinamide mononucleotide deamidase-related protein — protein sequence MTTHVNILLTGNELMNGDVIDTNSVMFAQQLNDIGLSIRKKVTIADDLLLLQAEIVQLTQTAQVLIINGGLGPTIDDLTSQALAQACGVELHLNPEAHLHLQKWAERRKTTLNKPNLKQAYLPVGCEIVANETGSAVGFSIKLGQCLIICTPGVPSELTHMLKDEIIPNLQQLFPMPTKHNLVRLQTFGLGESTLQALVNDNLPDWPSEIEIGFRAAMPVLEIKLSAQCAKGKTILPQWQDKLSGLLGDHILSTGKNNHTTIADYLVPLLIKKQQKITLAESCTGGLIASQITAIPGASAVFEAGFVTYSNDMKSKMIDVPAATLVNHGAVSEETVLAMAKGALARSNADYVIAVSGIAGPDGGTKDKPVGSVWIAWGNQQALHAKYYCIPAVRQYFQQIVAARSLDLIRRNLINSQERPHYDKTSYKNNTH from the coding sequence ATGACTACTCACGTAAACATATTATTGACCGGTAATGAATTGATGAATGGCGATGTTATTGATACTAACTCAGTAATGTTTGCACAGCAGCTCAATGACATTGGCTTAAGTATTAGAAAAAAAGTCACCATTGCTGATGATTTACTCCTTTTACAGGCAGAAATAGTTCAGCTGACTCAAACAGCACAAGTCCTTATTATTAACGGTGGTTTGGGCCCTACGATTGACGACCTTACATCACAAGCATTAGCCCAAGCATGCGGTGTTGAGCTGCACCTCAATCCTGAAGCCCATTTGCATCTACAAAAATGGGCAGAGCGAAGAAAGACCACACTCAATAAACCTAATTTAAAACAAGCCTATTTGCCTGTAGGCTGTGAAATTGTTGCTAATGAAACCGGCAGTGCTGTTGGTTTTAGTATTAAGTTAGGCCAGTGCCTGATTATTTGTACTCCTGGGGTGCCAAGTGAATTAACTCACATGCTAAAAGATGAAATAATTCCTAATTTACAGCAGCTATTCCCGATGCCCACCAAGCATAACCTTGTTCGATTGCAGACTTTTGGTCTTGGTGAATCAACCTTACAGGCATTAGTGAATGACAACCTCCCTGACTGGCCAAGTGAAATAGAAATTGGCTTCCGTGCGGCAATGCCTGTGCTTGAAATAAAGTTAAGCGCTCAATGCGCTAAAGGTAAAACGATATTGCCACAATGGCAGGATAAATTAAGTGGCTTGTTAGGCGACCATATTCTCTCAACGGGCAAGAATAACCATACCACTATTGCCGATTACCTTGTGCCCTTACTGATTAAAAAACAGCAAAAAATCACCCTTGCAGAGTCTTGTACCGGCGGGTTAATTGCAAGCCAAATTACCGCGATACCTGGGGCTTCAGCAGTTTTTGAAGCAGGTTTTGTCACCTATTCCAATGATATGAAAAGTAAAATGATCGATGTACCAGCAGCAACGTTAGTTAATCATGGCGCTGTTAGCGAAGAAACGGTGTTAGCCATGGCTAAAGGTGCTTTAGCAAGGTCTAATGCCGACTATGTCATCGCAGTTTCCGGTATAGCAGGGCCCGATGGCGGCACAAAAGATAAACCTGTTGGCTCAGTTTGGATAGCCTGGGGAAATCAGCAAGCCTTGCATGCTAAGTATTATTGTATTCCTGCCGTTAGACAATATTTCCAGCAAATTGTCGCCGCTCGCAGTTTAGATTTAATCCGACGAAATTTAATAAACAGTCAAGAACGTCCCCACTACGACAAAACAAGTTATAAAAATAACACGCATTAA
- a CDS encoding DUF2884 family protein, with the protein MAFIARSLLITCLCISAANAQQCDINFNYGVIIDPNHLRIVNKGQTYVQINGQHQLFVNGREISLNNEQKNQLSEYTKGIRSQVPAIVSIAIEGVELGLKAVNKVISSLTGENSASHQQFQDKFDEMKWRLRSRFNHSDESYYIAPQDFDDFDEIFAGEFEKEIETIVTDSVGTILVAVGEAMTHREEQSTEQRVETFDQRIETMGNDIKLDISNQANALENKAEIICASLIKLNQIENELQLGIPALVDFNLIETN; encoded by the coding sequence ATGGCATTTATTGCCCGCAGCTTATTAATTACTTGTTTATGTATCAGCGCAGCAAATGCTCAACAATGTGATATTAATTTCAATTATGGCGTGATCATTGACCCTAATCACCTTCGCATTGTTAATAAGGGTCAAACCTATGTGCAAATAAACGGTCAGCATCAACTTTTTGTTAATGGCAGAGAGATCTCCCTTAACAACGAACAAAAAAACCAATTAAGCGAATACACTAAAGGGATTCGCTCTCAAGTGCCTGCTATAGTTTCAATTGCTATTGAAGGGGTTGAGCTTGGACTGAAAGCTGTTAATAAGGTTATTAGCAGCTTAACGGGTGAAAACAGCGCGTCACATCAACAGTTTCAAGACAAGTTTGATGAAATGAAATGGCGACTGCGTTCCCGTTTTAATCATAGTGATGAAAGCTACTATATTGCGCCACAAGACTTTGATGACTTTGATGAAATTTTTGCTGGCGAATTTGAAAAAGAAATAGAAACAATTGTTACTGACTCTGTCGGCACTATTTTAGTAGCGGTTGGTGAAGCCATGACTCATCGAGAAGAACAAAGTACTGAACAACGCGTCGAAACCTTTGACCAGCGCATTGAAACGATGGGAAATGATATAAAACTCGATATTAGCAATCAAGCTAACGCTCTGGAAAATAAAGCGGAAATCATTTGTGCAAGCCTCATAAAACTTAATCAGATTGAGAACGAGCTACAGCTGGGCATTCCAGCCTTAGTCGATTTTAACTTAATAGAAACTAATTAA
- a CDS encoding electron transfer flavoprotein-ubiquinone oxidoreductase encodes MERESMEFDVVIVGAGPAGLSTACQLMKLAQEKEQELMVCVVEKGSEVGAHILSGAVFEPRALTELFPDWKEKGAPLNTAVTGDDIYLFNGEDSAVKLPSFSVPKTMHNEGNYIVSMGNVCRWLAEQAEQLGVEIFPGFPAQDIIYNEDGSVGGVITGDMGLDKEGQPKDSFMPGMELKAKYTVFAEGCRGHLGKELIAKFSLNADKSPQHYGLGFKEIWDIAPEKHQEGLVVHSAGWPLEKDTNGGGYLYHAENNQVFVGLIVDLSYSNPHLSPFDEFQRYKHHPKIAQYLEGGKRVSYGARAMAKGGFNSLPKMTMPGAVLVGCDAGTINFAKIKGNHTAMKSGMLAAETIFEALVSGDEGGKDLTNFTDKFQNSWLYEELYNTRNFGPAMHKFGTFWGGAYNTVDQNFFGGKLPFNFKDDSLDHEQLKLAADAPVINYPKPDNKLSFDKLTSVFLSNTNHEEEQPCHLKLADSSIPIGVNLVKYAEPARLYCPAGVYEVESTPEGDKFVINSQNCVHCKTCDIKDPSQNITWVTPEGTGGPNYPNM; translated from the coding sequence ATGGAACGCGAATCAATGGAATTTGACGTTGTAATTGTTGGTGCCGGTCCTGCAGGCCTGTCAACAGCTTGTCAACTCATGAAGTTAGCACAAGAAAAAGAACAAGAACTCATGGTGTGCGTAGTTGAAAAGGGCTCTGAAGTTGGTGCTCATATTCTTTCTGGCGCTGTTTTTGAACCACGCGCATTAACTGAGCTATTTCCAGATTGGAAAGAAAAAGGCGCTCCTTTAAACACCGCGGTTACCGGCGATGATATTTATTTATTTAATGGCGAAGATAGCGCGGTTAAATTACCTAGTTTTAGTGTGCCTAAAACCATGCATAACGAAGGCAATTATATTGTTAGCATGGGTAATGTTTGCCGTTGGTTAGCCGAGCAGGCCGAGCAATTAGGCGTTGAAATATTCCCAGGCTTTCCAGCACAAGACATTATTTATAATGAAGATGGTAGTGTTGGCGGTGTTATTACTGGTGATATGGGGCTCGACAAAGAAGGTCAGCCGAAAGATTCATTTATGCCGGGTATGGAGCTAAAAGCTAAATACACGGTGTTTGCGGAAGGCTGTCGTGGTCATTTAGGCAAAGAACTTATCGCTAAATTTTCCTTAAATGCTGATAAATCACCACAGCATTATGGTTTAGGTTTTAAAGAAATTTGGGATATTGCCCCAGAAAAGCATCAAGAAGGTTTAGTGGTTCATTCTGCTGGTTGGCCGCTTGAAAAAGACACTAACGGTGGCGGTTATTTATATCATGCAGAAAATAACCAAGTATTTGTCGGCTTAATTGTAGACCTGAGTTATAGCAACCCGCATTTAAGTCCGTTTGATGAATTCCAACGTTACAAACATCACCCTAAAATTGCCCAATACCTTGAAGGTGGTAAGCGTGTGTCTTATGGCGCAAGAGCTATGGCGAAAGGTGGTTTTAACTCATTACCTAAAATGACCATGCCTGGTGCTGTTTTAGTTGGCTGTGATGCCGGTACTATTAACTTCGCGAAAATTAAAGGTAATCATACCGCGATGAAGTCTGGCATGCTGGCGGCTGAAACTATTTTTGAAGCCTTAGTGTCAGGTGATGAAGGTGGCAAAGATCTCACCAACTTTACTGATAAATTTCAAAACTCTTGGTTATATGAAGAGCTCTATAATACGCGCAACTTTGGCCCTGCTATGCACAAGTTTGGCACCTTTTGGGGCGGCGCTTATAACACCGTAGACCAAAACTTTTTTGGTGGTAAGTTACCGTTCAACTTTAAAGATGACAGCTTAGATCATGAGCAATTAAAGCTAGCGGCAGATGCACCGGTGATTAATTATCCAAAACCTGATAATAAATTGAGTTTTGATAAACTGACATCAGTATTTTTATCGAACACTAACCATGAAGAAGAGCAGCCATGCCACTTGAAATTGGCTGATAGTAGCATTCCTATTGGGGTTAACTTAGTTAAATATGCGGAGCCTGCGCGACTTTATTGTCCAGCGGGTGTATATGAAGTTGAAAGTACACCAGAGGGTGATAAGTTTGTTATTAACTCGCAAAACTGTGTGCACTGTAAAACTTGTGACATAAAAGATCCGAGCCAAAATATTACTTGGGTTACACCAGAAGGTACCGGTGGCCCGAATTACCCTAACATGTAA
- a CDS encoding ribonuclease E inhibitor RraB — protein MQRNEELFPLDNVGNALWEMLAAGDDLTLEREFEFSVIFSDQEQALKFGQLLLENNQKLSFCPYQGDDAFPWEITAYPFMSASYENIAAYQELLTSSASPFSGKYDGWYCVDNSNTK, from the coding sequence ATGCAACGTAATGAAGAATTGTTTCCACTCGACAATGTCGGTAACGCATTATGGGAAATGTTAGCAGCGGGCGATGATTTAACGCTAGAGAGAGAATTTGAATTTTCGGTTATTTTTTCTGATCAGGAGCAGGCATTAAAGTTTGGTCAATTGTTATTAGAAAATAATCAAAAACTTTCATTTTGCCCTTATCAAGGCGATGACGCTTTTCCTTGGGAAATTACAGCCTATCCATTTATGTCAGCAAGCTATGAAAATATAGCCGCTTATCAAGAGTTATTAACCTCAAGTGCCTCACCATTTTCAGGTAAATATGACGGTTGGTACTGTGTTGATAACAGTAATACAAAGTAA
- the dapA gene encoding 4-hydroxy-tetrahydrodipicolinate synthase: MRVRMKQFKAASLMTAIKTPYNAKGEIDFNTYDQLVAEQIKAGVDGIVVGGTTGEGHLLTWEEHLILIAHSVHKHGKDLLIIGNTGSNNTREAIKATQYGFAAGMDATLQINPYYGRSSTAGVNAHFQKLFDIGPAFIYNVPSRTGQDLTPELIEPLSKHKNFIGVKECTGNDRIAYYEERGIACWSGNDDESAAGRHQHGSHGVISVTSNIVPSLMRQLMDAPNDSLQQRMQPLMEWLFCEPNPIAINTALMMTGAVAPIFRMPYQALTKIQREQGLALLAELAKDEIVGDKLMLMADDDFKYCC, from the coding sequence TTGAGAGTTCGGATGAAGCAATTTAAAGCAGCCAGTTTAATGACGGCAATCAAAACACCATATAATGCCAAAGGCGAGATAGATTTTAATACTTATGATCAACTCGTTGCTGAACAAATTAAAGCAGGTGTTGATGGTATTGTTGTTGGTGGTACAACTGGCGAAGGGCACTTACTTACTTGGGAAGAGCATTTAATTCTTATCGCTCATAGTGTTCACAAACATGGTAAAGATTTACTGATTATTGGCAATACTGGTAGCAATAATACCCGAGAAGCCATTAAAGCAACGCAGTATGGATTTGCCGCGGGTATGGATGCGACACTGCAAATTAATCCTTATTACGGTCGTAGCTCAACGGCGGGTGTCAATGCACATTTTCAGAAGTTGTTTGATATTGGACCTGCCTTTATTTACAACGTGCCAAGTCGCACTGGGCAGGATTTAACGCCAGAGTTAATTGAGCCACTATCAAAACATAAAAACTTTATTGGTGTGAAAGAGTGCACCGGTAATGACCGTATAGCTTATTATGAAGAACGAGGCATTGCTTGTTGGTCAGGTAACGACGACGAAAGTGCAGCAGGGCGTCATCAGCACGGTTCTCACGGTGTTATTTCTGTAACATCGAACATTGTCCCAAGTTTGATGAGACAGTTGATGGATGCACCTAATGATAGCTTACAGCAACGTATGCAACCGTTAATGGAATGGCTTTTCTGTGAACCAAACCCAATTGCCATTAATACAGCACTGATGATGACAGGTGCTGTTGCTCCTATATTCAGAATGCCTTACCAAGCATTAACTAAAATTCAGCGTGAACAAGGTTTAGCGCTGCTTGCTGAATTGGCTAAGGATGAGATTGTTGGCGATAAACTGATGTTAATGGCTGATGATGACTTCAAATATTGTTGTTAA
- a CDS encoding FapA family protein, whose product MTQASLVSNDKNNIDLVLSPIKTKTPLTVADIHTLVESSAYNNLYVVNGNIKNAIAELKSVLKPLQENHTGREIKYQILERRDAIFAINIDNDNMSATAEITTALGGKHLSPKEILEAAQAANVCKGFSKDALVKLAERASKEPAGSIVKGEIAHGKLPIDGKDAYIKHLVESAQDRILRPKEREDGSVDMRDLGDIICVKIGDPLAKKIPYTYGIPGYTVTGEILESAPGNDIEIRVGDGTVLSEKNNSILVSTLVGLPRIIENGMEVDSVYYLKNVDVSTGHVRFEGSVIIDGDVGEGMKVSATGDISIGGFVQSATLDAGRDITIGTGIIGKKQETEALDITKVSMSVNINAGGKVYAKYSQYADITCDSLRVETQMMHNIIKVDKTLWVGNKDRANGKLIAGYVSAGESVRAGTIGATAGSFTIITFTDKMNDYIERIAEIDLSIKSESTQSSELRIAANKLKSLPKEKAKPEMLAKVVSTYKYHTNKIADLLFEKESLEEVLQEYMNNVYVEANERVYHGVQVIVGEFQERSRREYGPSRFKFKERKIHIDPIVST is encoded by the coding sequence GTGACCCAGGCAAGTTTAGTAAGTAACGATAAAAATAACATCGATCTAGTGCTGTCTCCAATAAAAACTAAGACTCCACTGACGGTAGCAGATATTCATACGCTAGTTGAAAGTTCGGCATACAATAACCTGTATGTGGTAAACGGTAATATTAAAAATGCCATCGCTGAGCTAAAAAGTGTTTTAAAGCCTCTACAAGAAAACCATACCGGTCGTGAAATAAAATACCAAATACTTGAGCGTCGCGATGCGATTTTCGCCATTAATATTGATAATGACAACATGTCAGCTACGGCTGAGATTACCACTGCACTTGGTGGTAAACACCTGAGTCCAAAAGAAATACTTGAAGCAGCTCAGGCAGCTAATGTGTGTAAAGGCTTCAGTAAAGATGCATTGGTAAAGCTTGCCGAGCGAGCATCTAAAGAACCTGCCGGTTCGATAGTAAAAGGTGAAATAGCTCACGGTAAATTACCGATAGACGGTAAAGACGCTTATATTAAGCATTTAGTAGAAAGTGCACAAGATAGAATATTACGGCCAAAAGAACGTGAAGATGGCAGCGTTGATATGCGTGATCTTGGCGATATTATCTGTGTTAAAATAGGCGATCCTCTCGCAAAAAAAATCCCCTATACTTACGGTATTCCCGGCTATACCGTCACGGGTGAAATATTAGAATCTGCACCTGGTAACGATATTGAAATACGGGTTGGTGATGGCACCGTTTTAAGTGAAAAAAACAACAGTATTTTAGTTTCTACCTTAGTTGGACTTCCGCGCATTATCGAAAACGGTATGGAAGTTGACAGTGTTTATTACCTTAAAAATGTTGATGTCAGCACTGGCCATGTTAGATTTGAAGGCAGCGTTATTATAGATGGTGACGTTGGGGAAGGCATGAAAGTATCAGCAACTGGCGATATTTCAATCGGTGGTTTTGTACAATCGGCTACACTAGATGCCGGCAGAGATATAACCATTGGTACGGGTATTATTGGTAAAAAACAAGAAACGGAAGCTCTTGATATAACTAAAGTTAGCATGAGCGTTAATATAAATGCCGGTGGTAAAGTATACGCAAAATACAGTCAATACGCTGATATTACCTGCGACTCATTACGCGTTGAGACGCAAATGATGCACAATATTATTAAAGTTGATAAAACCCTTTGGGTTGGTAATAAAGACAGAGCCAATGGTAAACTTATTGCCGGTTATGTCAGTGCAGGCGAATCAGTTCGTGCCGGTACCATTGGTGCAACAGCAGGCAGTTTCACTATCATTACTTTCACAGATAAAATGAATGACTATATAGAAAGAATTGCAGAAATTGATCTGTCTATCAAAAGTGAATCCACACAATCCTCAGAATTAAGAATTGCCGCAAATAAATTAAAAAGTTTGCCTAAAGAGAAAGCAAAGCCCGAGATGCTAGCAAAAGTAGTCTCTACTTATAAGTATCATACGAATAAAATAGCGGATTTACTTTTTGAAAAAGAGTCGCTTGAAGAAGTATTGCAAGAATATATGAACAATGTCTATGTTGAAGCCAACGAACGTGTCTATCATGGCGTTCAAGTAATCGTTGGTGAGTTTCAAGAGAGATCTCGCCGTGAATATGGTCCAAGTCGCTTTAAATTTAAAGAACGAAAAATTCACATAGACCCGATAGTTTCAACGTAA
- a CDS encoding RluA family pseudouridine synthase, whose protein sequence is MKKFECHINIDRTISIVEALQIQCDLTVGEIKKAIDKGALWHSRGKTTQRCRRLKKKLHLDDKLHFYYDATVLSQIPTPATLIADLTDYSVWYKPYGMLSQGSKWSDHCTITRWAQKNLLPERAVFPVHRLDRAATGLILVAHSKNAARALSLMFEQHQIEKTYHIIVHGDHQQRPQPEIIDSAIDEKAARSHFLNLEYNQEKHLSLVQVNIETGRKHQIRIHAASIGLPVVGDRLHGSEAALNKINATNEQVDLQLCAVQLKFICPITHAEQIFSLPEALRPQLEKLSE, encoded by the coding sequence TTGAAAAAATTTGAATGTCATATCAATATTGATCGCACAATAAGTATAGTGGAAGCGCTACAAATTCAATGTGACTTAACGGTCGGTGAAATAAAAAAAGCGATAGATAAAGGTGCCTTATGGCATAGCAGAGGCAAAACAACGCAACGCTGCCGTCGGCTGAAAAAAAAGTTACATTTAGACGATAAACTGCATTTTTATTACGACGCAACGGTATTGTCGCAAATACCGACACCTGCAACATTGATAGCAGATTTAACTGATTATAGTGTTTGGTATAAGCCTTATGGCATGTTGTCTCAAGGCTCTAAATGGAGTGATCACTGTACGATCACGCGCTGGGCACAAAAAAACTTACTGCCTGAACGTGCGGTTTTTCCGGTTCATCGTCTTGATCGCGCTGCCACAGGTTTAATTTTAGTCGCCCATAGTAAAAACGCAGCGCGGGCGTTAAGTTTAATGTTTGAGCAACACCAAATAGAAAAAACCTATCACATTATTGTCCACGGCGATCATCAACAGCGACCGCAACCTGAAATAATTGACTCGGCGATTGATGAAAAGGCTGCTCGTAGCCACTTCCTAAACCTTGAATATAATCAAGAAAAGCATTTATCTTTAGTACAAGTAAACATTGAAACGGGTCGCAAACATCAAATACGTATTCACGCAGCTAGCATCGGCTTACCCGTAGTGGGTGACAGGCTGCATGGAAGCGAAGCTGCGCTAAATAAAATCAATGCAACCAATGAGCAAGTCGATCTGCAGCTATGCGCCGTACAGCTAAAGTTTATCTGCCCAATAACACATGCAGAGCAAATATTTTCTCTACCCGAAGCGTTACGACCGCAGTTAGAAAAACTAAGCGAGTAG